The DNA window TGGCTCAAGGAGAAAAGCTGACTAGCAGTGGTGATCAGCAGAGGGTTGATGAGAGGCACTATCGAAgcctagttggttgtctgttgtATCTAACAGCAACCAGGCCAGATATCATGTTTGGTGTCAGCCTGTTATCGAGATTTATGCATTGTTGCAATGAGGCACATTTGAAGGCAGCAAAGAGGATCCTTAGATACATCAAGGGCACTGCTAGTTTTGGTGTAATGTTTGAAAGTCAGAACCAACTGAAACTAGAAGGCTACTCTGACAGCGACTGGGCAGGATCTCtcgatgacatgaagagtacctctggatacttcttcacacttggatcgggcatgttttgctggagttctaagaagcaacaaactgttgctcagtccACAGCTGAAGCAGAGTACATTGCTGCAGCAGGAGCAGTTAATCAGGCCATTTGGCTAAGAAAGCTGCTTTATGACCTTAATgaaactcaagatgaagcaactGAAATTTGGGTGGACAATCAGTCTGCAGTTGCAATAGCCAAGAACCCTGTGTTCCATGGCAAGACTAAGCATTTTAAGATCAAATTGCATTTTGTTAGAGAGGCtgaacaagcaaaggaagtcaGCCTTGTGCATTGCAGCTCAGGAGCACAATTGGCTGACATAATGACCAAGCCCTTAGGGGTTGCTCGATTTGAATCTTTGAGAAGTGCAATTGGAatgtgttgcatacagtccaaggaggagtgttgaaagctggactgcaatgcaacatggagccaaaagcttgctactgtcgagaccagcagctatcgagctcagctcgttttgcttggtgcgcacgaatggtttttgaactgaatgaagcaaccaactttgctgctttgttttgatgtaatttggttCAGTTCAACTTTAGTTTGTTTGTAATGCTAGTTAAACTTAAGTTAGTGACAAGATCTTTTGATGTAATGGCTGATTGGTCAGCTATGTTTGATTATTTTTTGGCTAGTGATTAGGTTTGTATTAGTTGGGGCAGTTAAAtacattaggtaactgtcaatgtacaatgtaactcttttatatatttcaagttgAATGAAAAATGATGTATGTTCAGTCACAACATTGCTGAGTAATTTGATTTTTGACCaaatttttgctttgctttgccTCGATTCTTCTTGCTTCAGTCTTGCAAACACTGAGTTGCAACTTTGTTTTGATGTTTGCTGCTGTCATTGTTCCAACATACATGAACATTGCTGTCTCCGTTTGATCGAGATCTTAATCATGTTAACATTAGCATATAGAAGAAGCATTTGAGATTCCCTTTGTCTCCATGGATtgatatgcatatacatatatataacttgGGAGCAGATGCCTAGTATTTCAGTGAAAATTGCAAGAAACATTGATTCGACAAATAGGCTTCTTTGCTCAGAAGAAAAACAATGGCAGCCACTCGATCCAACAGTTTCCCCCGCTCATCTAGACAACATCCACTAGCAACAGAAGTTAATGAGCATTTGAATAGATTGAGGACTTCTATAGAGGCATCTACTTCATCATCATCAATAAGCCATAAACTAAATGGCTTTCAAGATTTGTATGATTGTGTTGTTAAGTTTCTTCAGCTGCCTCTGTCCCACCATGCTTTAACCTATGAATGCGCTGATGAGTTGTTGGATGGTTCTTTTAGACTCCTCGACCTTTGCAGCACTAATAAAGATATTGTGCTGCAAACAAAAGAAAGCACAAATGAACTTCAATCGGCTTTGCGTCGAAGGAAAATCGGTGAATCCGAGATTGCAAGTGAAGTGAGGAAATACATAAGCTCCAGGAAAGTTTCCAAAAAGACTATCCACAAGGCATTGGGGAACTTGAAGGTCGTACAAAGGAAAAACACAGTCTCACCTTCAGAGACTGTTAGCATGCTGAAGGAGATTGAAGCAGTGACATGTTCTATGTTTGAGGATTTGTTATCTCTCATCTCCGGACCAAAGCCTAGAAGTTGGTTATTAGTTTCGAAACTATTGCATCAAAGAAGAATAGCGTGCGAAGATGCTTCAAGAAACGTGAATGAATTCGGAAAGGTTGATGTTGCTTTGAAATCCTTCGGAACAACCAAATCTGAGATCATAAATCTTGAGATGCAAAACCAGCTAAAAGATTTGGAGCTGTTTATTCAAGATCTTGAAGATGGACTTGAGTGCCTCTTCAGGTGTATGATCAAAGCAAGAGTCTCGCTTCTTAACATCCTTACCCTGtaaaaaaccaaaccaaattttGTATTACATCATGTATAGAAAtcaattatacatacatacatacatacatacatacatacatacatacatacatacatacatataaatgaaATACTCTTTTCCATTTCCATACGACAAAAGCTCCCTGTTTTGCTAATACTATTACCATCATTGCCTGTTATTTTTCCTCTTCAGTAGCATTTGTTTTTACCTTCTTTTCATCCAGAGAAAACAAAAAAGTTTCGTAAAACAGTAATTAGATAGTACTGATGTAACACCCAAAATCCGGTTTAAACGTTATGActaaatctggcgatgtcacattgtaacaccccttacccgtattcgacgccggaatagggtacgaggcattaccagaacatatacacttataaacatgttaaactgagttataaaatttcattcaaatttaaactcttcaaatttttaacttgcttttataaatcttcacgttataacttcaaaatactatatttgtaacaaatagggcttctgagacccaatacatactcatgcaattcaatacttcatttccatttcatttaattcacgattctcatgttcacgattcaattcaatttctcaatccaatatacatttcaataccacaataattcatttaattcaaatcatatcatttgcaatttccatttaattcacgtacaattcaatttcattaagttcaatactaatacatatttatcgtttaacttaacgtcccatttttgcatcattttacacttcaagcatgaacctagtatttcatttcctttccactcccgtttcctatgcatatcacataagatataaacattacactcaaccatagtcgcaagctagtctttttgaagactaaccacatgataaaccattttaataaagattacaaactttaaaccttaccacccttttatgatcacaagcatatttccatctagacatttaccatctcaatgcataattttataaatttaatgtggcgtaacccagccacaacttggccaaagcctaagcatacacaccaaacatgctagccaaataaacatatagtataagcattataagcatggataagcaccacatttatttatgtatcaaacttatcaacaggagttaattcataaaccatttttgAAATTGCTACATActaaatcatataccaagtataccacatacacatactttgaaactttattttctcacatgaactttaactataactaataatgcacaattataaacatcatttcttttcaatcgtttattgattataatcgagcatatggccaattatacacaaatcatttatatgttcttccaattttcctcatcctctccattccacatccttaatgtgcataacacacttaaacaacattaactacaatttcactattcactcacatgtatattcaaagctgtctattcgggtcagagtcactaaattatttttacctagaactatagaactctaaattaagatctgtaaattttccccaaaactagattcatatatcttactaccataaaattttcagaatttttggtttagccaaatagtacagtttattctttaaagtttcccctatttcattgcttgatagttctgacctctcttcactaaaaattaattatctaattgtacagaattcggatattgtttctgtttgtttatcttgaaaataggtTCACTgagaattctaaacatataaactttatctcataattatttttttaaaattttttacaattttccaaagtcagaacaggggattccgaactcattctaactctgtctaactaaaatttaaaaatctcaaaatatataactcttttgcttgctctgttagACTCATtcaacttcaatttcatatattattcagcctctaattcaatctccaccatttttggtgatttttcaaaatcacacaatTGTTGCTGTCTAAAttgttttattgctaaatgtactctttcataatttcactatttcactatttcactttcaatcacaattcaattcaaaattcacttttccatttctaagtagatattcaatttaattccacacctatattcattattcaattacacttagtcaatttcccgatgaacacttcgaaataataacaaatactcggtggattcaacacatagcaaccaccttattaatcaatgatgtccggtggaatcagcacataacaaccaccttactaattaatgatgttcggttcacatagtagcctgcacatagtactatacatgtgaccattaccatccgatacacgtagtagcctgcacatagtactacacacgtgatcgaaactatccggtacgcatagtagcctgcacatagtactacacacgtgaccatcactttcacttttacatagtggcctacacacaatccatgccacacatgtgatcatttctgtcacttcattcgtatccttttttattccaaaggttcattcgagaatttttcactttttctcacttttctttttatcgatcaatttcaatttctcgtctttcttgatttataacaatacatttaacttatataacattcacactattcattccagtccaaaaatcatactttgaaaaaattatgtttttgcccctaaagtttcacaaaattttaattttgcccctaggctcgtaaaataatttttattcaatttccttgcattttaggcctagctaaaccattttcataaatatagcagtccacaatactcacttatttacacacttgtgacatattttataacttttacaaattaatcattttaggtattttcatcgaaaattacttagtacaaatcgtttatcacactccaaacattcatattcttccataaaacatcaaaatacatgcatatcattcatgggtaaatttttaaacactaaccctagttcaaaacaatggtaaaaataggtaaatcttgttactaggatttcaaaaacgtaaaaatcattaaaaacggggatagaatggacttacaattgagcttggaagcttgaaaaaccctagccatggtttctccatgcaattttaggcctaggggttgaagatggacaaaaattggcttttaattttgtttttaattcattttaataactaaatgaccaaaatgcccttaatgaaaaactttggaaacatgcctaaccatacccatttttgtccaccaacttaaccaatggtctaattaccatataaagacctccaatttaaaatttcattacaattggacacctctaacatatagaactcaacttttgcactttttacaatttagtccttttgactaaattgagtgcccaaacgtcaaaatttttgaacgaaatttttacgaaatcattttgtgaaatcgtagaccataaaaatataatgaaaataatttttttctcgtcgaatttgtggtcccgaaaccactattctaactagccctaaattcgggctattacaactgAAACAAAGTTAACCTTGGGTTTTTGTATTTTACTTTCTTTGATGCAATTAATTTATCAAGTTTGAGGTTGTTAAAATTCCTTTATTAATTCATTCACTCGGATGCATGCACTAATAGTGATAACAGCAAGCTCAAATTCATATTTACCACACGTTTCGATTGATGAAAAATGGTGAGGCCAGCTTATTGCCAAATATCAACCATTAAACtccacctttttttttatttgtaggCAATATGTGTAGAAATTATTAAGCTTGCATGCAGATATTGCCTCCCTCCGCCGCAACAAgataatcatataataaactCCACCCATTTTTCTATTTGTTGGCAACATGTGAAACATGCACATACAGCATGCAAGCCCCTTGTTTCCAAATGGTTGAATTCTAGTaggaacaataaaaaaataaaacgacTCTCCAAATATATAGGGGAGGTGAGTTTATGTCAATAGAATTCAACACTTTTTGTGAAGCAAATAGCATCAACAAAGAGTTCACAACACCTTATACATCTGAGTAGAATCGCGTAGCAAAATGCAAGAGTTGCACTGTTGTTGAAATGTATAGAACCATGGTGAAGCAGTTACCACAAcaattctttaatttaataatcTTCTAGCCTATAGAGACTAGATTTCTTCAAAAATGATAAGTATAGTGActaaatggtaaattttttatttctactGAAGAAGGGCAACGATGTAATTTTTACCCTAATGGATTCAAATTAAAGGTTGAATGTGAGTTATGGGATTTGAGTGGCTAAATAACTATTTGTTGGGAAGAAATTGATCTAAAAGGTAAAATAGAAATGTTgctaaaagggcattttggtcattttacaagAATATGCATAATCCCTAAAAAATAAGAATATCACAACATATACAAGTGGAAACCCTAATACCAAAACCTAAGTAAATCGACTCTCAAAACTAGTTCCAAGTAGAATCGCGTAGCTGTCATAAGGTGCTAGTCGAGAACCTAACAAGCTAGACATGAAAACCTAAAAACGTGGTATCGTTACTAACCAATTCAAACTGGTTTGGTATCGTTACTAACCACCTATTGCTTAAATTTTGAAGACTAAACTTAAGATGTatctatgaaaaaaaaaacttaaatactaCTCCCCGGTCTCGTTACCAAAATCTAGATTCGAGAGTACAATTACGTGCGTGGAATGTTTGAGAACCCCTACAATGCCTATTCAAAGATAATCCTATAAAGTTTGGtgtttaaattttctaaattaaaattctaaacaCCAATTCAAATATACCGCCTACCTTCAAAAACTAAAAGAAAGCTAAAACTAAAATCTAATAATTAATATAggatattaaaagaaaatttaattatgaaattaataccaaaaattaaaaatcaataaatttaacataaaaagtataaaattaaatctaacttaAAATTATAAGACCCGAGAATTaacactaaaaaatttaaaattttaaaaatctaatatttaaaatctaaaacaacaataaaattaaatctaaaaacaATTGAGATCTCAATTcaagtaagaaaaaaaaatctaaatcaaaGTATAATTTAATCTATTAAAACCAAAGATTTACTAAACTtaacttaaaatctaattaaactCATCTAATCCTAAAACTGTAAAATTCTAGAATCAAAGAAACATGAAAAAAAAGTTAAGACCTAAAATGctaaatcaataaataaaaaaaatacaaaacttaGTCTAAAGTTAAATCTAAATTTGCTATAGACCTAAAATTCTTATTAAAACTTAAAATCTAAATAAATCTAAAGGGGacataaattttatcaaatttaagtAAGATCTAaacacttaaacaaatcaaaagaaCTTTACTTCTAGATGTAAACTTATACACAACAAACTATCACAATATAGCAATTTCATCAACATTCCACATGGGTGGCCCAACAATGATGACTTTCACTATTTACATTCTATCATCCTGAGTGGTCCGACAATGATGGATTTCACTATttgcatattttatcatcctGAGTGTCCTGACAATGATGGTTTTAAATCATTATATCGTGTTAAAGCAACAACACCAACAATGTTTATGTTGTCTATGTTTGGTTTGTTGGTCTAATTAATTGTCTTCTACTGATTTGTTAATTGATTCTTTagtcaattttaatttaatcagttGTTCTTGTTTTCTAGCATGGTGGGTTGTCATGGGATGTGTCCCTAGTTTTAAGGGTAGTGGTGTGTCATGGGGTGTAAGCCTATATAAGACATTCAGTTGGTTTCAGAAATTATTGATCAGTTTAGTTCAGCTtcccttatttttattattttcctctGTTACCTGCTGCGTGTTCTTCATTATGGTATCTGAGCCAGGTTTCTATATCATTTGTTGTGCCTCCTCTTGGCAAAATGAGCAACCTTCATGCCATCAATGGAGTTAAGAAACTCAATAATCAGAACTACAATACTTGGTATACATGTATAACGTCGTACTTGCAAAGCCAAGACTTGTGGGAGGTGGTGAACAGAAGTGAAACCATGCAACCGACGACAGAGccgtaacaacccgtttttcagtggtgtcggaagtAGTGGTTTCATAACCCCATTTTCGATATTCGAGTCcttaaatatcattatttaatatttacgaggttagtatAAAGTTTACTTAAAGTTTGATCCCTTAATTTTGTCAATTGAGTAGTTAATTaagatataaggactaaattatcgctataaatttttaattaattgaaggagCAAATGACCAATTGGGCCCCTTTTTGATATAGTGAATGGTGATGGTGTACAACTATCATCCACCTAATTCGCTAATTAAGGCTAacattattaattgttaattaattaagttaattataattaattaaagtttaatttttagtataaaagataaattaaagaaaaaatggtcattttccaTGTTCATATTCTCCCCACTGTAgctaagaagaaaaaaaagggtttcaAAGCTTTCAAACTTTGGTCCCTAAATTGGAAAGTGATTTTAAATCcgtttcttgtaaattttatattttttaggttccggaagcttgatttagctaatctgtgtaccaatttgtaaaactgttaaagtttttatttttgattttttgaagtttttggtgctaaattgttagattttaagcttagaagtgaaaaatgacaagtttgtaaagtttaattgttagttttgaaaaTCAGGAcaaaaatgcatgagttttgaaattggtataatatttctataaattttttttataatataggGTTATAGAAGGATGGAATTGAAATTAGTTGAGTTTATACATGTAATTGAAAATCGATTACATATGTACTCAATTGAGTTTATCACATGATgtaaaaaatataacttttttcaagtttttctttttccttccaaaatttcatttaatttctatttttttaatcttaatattttctaatttttataaaatattcacaattttaaaattttttcttttaaaattaatt is part of the Gossypium hirsutum isolate 1008001.06 chromosome D11, Gossypium_hirsutum_v2.1, whole genome shotgun sequence genome and encodes:
- the LOC107910933 gene encoding uncharacterized protein; translation: MAATRSNSFPRSSRQHPLATEVNEHLNRLRTSIEASTSSSSISHKLNGFQDLYDCVVKFLQLPLSHHALTYECADELLDGSFRLLDLCSTNKDIVLQTKESTNELQSALRRRKIGESEIASEVRKYISSRKVSKKTIHKALGNLKVVQRKNTVSPSETVSMLKEIEAVTCSMFEDLLSLISGPKPRSWLLVSKLLHQRRIACEDASRNVNEFGKVDVALKSFGTTKSEIINLEMQNQLKDLELFIQDLEDGLECLFRCMIKARVSLLNILTL